A part of Caloenas nicobarica isolate bCalNic1 chromosome 10, bCalNic1.hap1, whole genome shotgun sequence genomic DNA contains:
- the TTLL13 gene encoding LOW QUALITY PROTEIN: tubulin polyglutamylase TTLL13 (The sequence of the model RefSeq protein was modified relative to this genomic sequence to represent the inferred CDS: inserted 2 bases in 1 codon) — translation MEMKRFQKINHFPGMLEICRKDLLARNLNRMLRLFPKEYRIFPRTWCLPADYGDFQAYRRVRKTRTFICKPDSGCQGRGIFITRNAEDIKHGEHMICQQYISKPFLIDGFKFDMRIYVLVTSCDPLRIFVYKEGLARFATMRYIVPSSRNLGDICMHLTNYAINKRNENFIQDDTVGSKRKLSTLNAWMADNCYNTAKLWEDIEDIIIKTLISAHPVLKHNYQSCFPNHTAGCACFEILGFDILLDRRLKPWLLEVNHSPSFTTDSRLDREVKDALLCDTINLINVHACNKRKVLEEDKQRVKERLLQAPQTVRVSRREELQSTQAAWLSQAEQYENSHLGGYRRIYPACGTDKYEPFFKQSSSLFQETVSSKAREECARQQLEEIRLKKEKLEAVTKKKKTERKEDVQGESAGEKSQIHNKNTAPTMRLSSRRTRMWDRKAQHLQYDSMQPQDIVEYEEKKRVNALLQRENLIRGLGIIEQLAQLLPAKDRPADMQRSCTAVPKSQPQFLWGALGGQDTHRLMTLIPFSLLGGPVRPSAQRLVHNPRAEAQPPASSGPATSTLSVRGQRIPHHEQHTARQRAQSTGWLRGPAAGMAAVPQPCSGPVELQARGQCLRGTGTKAEGYEAGRLSCAGSCHPVSPASMGKVTGNGIFSPATAPELPITSTAHMLHTYASHHTSALHTCSAKSSGNVAERMPTLSLPPRGCLPKNHSCWTGPVAEPPDWSLGPNMGPTAHPGQLCQARGWRLCPHLRSACAPSCTRTPGGSPLPAPXRVLPAPCPRPPARDRDPRAAVPGIPAPPRPGPPRRRPRPAPGRCSRPWRRCCGGGCERPRSSAGPHGGRRRPRGPGTRSRRTRCWRRPRGRGGGGRQRGCSGSWAGDAAPPSAP, via the exons CTATGGGGATTTCCAGGCCTACAGGCGCGTGAGGAAAACCAGAACGTTCATCTGCAAACCAGACAGTGGCTGCCAGGGGAGAGGGATCTTCATTACCCGGAACGCAGAGGACATCAAGCACGGGGAGCATATGATCTGCCAGCAATATATCTCGAAG CCTTTCCTTATTGACGGCTTTAAATTTGACATGCGCATCTATGTGCTGGTCACATCTTGTGACCCACTGAGGATTTTTGTCTACAAGGAGGGTCTGGCCCGGTTTGCCACCATGAGGTACATCGTTCCCAGCAGCAGAAACCTG GGCGATATCTGCATGCATTTGACCAACTATGCTATCAACAAACGTAACGAAAACTTCATCCAGGATGACACGGTGGGCAGTAAGAG GAAACTGTCCACCCTGAATGCCTGGATGGCGGATAACTGCTACAACACAGCCAAACTCTGGGAAGATATTGAAGATATTATTATAAAGACTCTGATTTCAGCTCACCCTGTGCTGAAGCACAATTACCAAAGCTGCTTTCCGAACCACACCGCTGGCTGCGCCTGCTTTGAGATCCTGGGGTTTGACATTCTGCTGGACAGGAGGCTGAAGCCGTGGCTGCTGGAG GTGAACCACTCCCCCAGCTTCACTACGGACTCTCGCCTGGACCGGGAGGTGAAGGATGCTCTGCTCTGTGATACCATCAACCTGATAAATGTGCACGCCTGTAACAAAAGGAAGGTGCTTGAGGAAGACAAGCAGCGGGTAAAGGAACGGCTCCTCCAAGCCCCTCAGACTGTCCGTGTGTCCAG GCGcgaggagctgcagagcacgCAGGCTGCCTGGCTGTCGCAGGCAGAGCAGTACGAGAACTCGCACCTGGGCGGGTACCGGCGCATCTACCCTGCCTGCGGAACAGACAAGTACGAGCCCTTTTtcaagcagagcagctccctctTCCAGGAAACCGTGTCATCCAAAGCACGAGAGGAGTGTGCCAG GCAGCAACTGGAGGAAATTCgcctgaaaaaggaaaagttggAAGCTGTTaccaagaagaagaaaactgagagGAAAGAAGACGTGCAGGGAGAGTCAGCTGGGGAGAAATCCCAGATCCATAATAAAAACACAGCTCCCACAATGCgcctcagctccagaaggaccaGGATGTGGGACAGAAAG GCACAGCACTTGCAGTACGACTCCATGCAACCCCAGGATATTGTGGAAtatgaggagaagaaaagagtaAATGCTCTTCTGCAGCGTGAGAACCTTATCCGAGGCCTGGGCATCATAGAGCAGCTCGCCCAGCTGCTTCCAGCAAAGGACAGACCAGCCGACATGCAGAGATCCTGCACCGCTGTCCCCAAGAGCCAG ccGCAGTTTCTCTGGGGTGCCCTTGGAGGCCAGGACACCCACCGCTTAATGACGCTCATCCCCTTCTCGCTCCTGGGAGGTCCGGTCCGGCCTTCGGCACAGCGGCTCGTGCACAACCCCCGAGCCGAGGCGCAGCCGCCAGCCAGCTCGGGTCCTGCCACCAGCACCCTTTCCGTTCGAGGCCAGCGCATCCCGCACCACGAGCAGCACACGGCGCGGCAGCGGGCGCAGAGCACGGGCTGGCTGCGCGGCCCGGCAGCGGGGATGGCAGcggttccccagccctgcagtggACCCGTGGAGCTGCAAGCAAGAGGCCAGTGTCTGCGGGGCACTGGAACCAAGGCTGAAGGCT ATGAAGCTGGCAGGCTGTCCTGTGCAGGCAGCTGTcacccggtgtccccagccagcATGGGCAAGGTCACAGGCAATGGCATCTTCAGCCCTGCTACAGCCCCGGAGCTCCCCATCACGTCCACCGCCCACATGCTGCACACCTATGCCTCACACCACACCAGTGCCTTGCACACCTGCAGTGCGAAAAGCTCAGGTAATGTGGCAGAGAGGATGCCAACGCTCAGCCTTCCTCCCCGAGGGTGTTTGCCAAAGAACCACAGCTGCTGGACCGGGCCGGTTGCTGAACCCCCTGACTGGAGCCTGGGCCCCAACATgggtcccactgcccaccccgGGCAGCTGTGCCAGGCCAGAGGCTGGCGCCTGTGCCCCCACCTGCGCTCTGCCTGTGCCCCTTCCTGCACCCGAACCCCCGGCGGCTCCCCGCTCCCTGCCCC GCGGGTGCTCCCGGCCCCTTGTCCCCGACCGCCTGCCCGGGACCGGGACCCCAGGGCAGCCGTGCCGGGCATCCCAGCGCCtccccgcccggggccgccccgccgccggccccgcccggctCCCGGCCGCTGTTCCCGGCCATGGCGGCGCTGCTGCGGCGGGGGCTGCGAGCGGCCGCGCTCCTCAGCGGGGCCCCACGGCGGACGGCGGCGGCCGCGTGGCCCGGGGACCCGGAGCCGCCGGACCCGGTGCTGGAGGAGACCGAGAG ggcgcggcggcggcgggcggcagcgcggcTGCAGCGGGAGCTGGGCGGGGGACGCGGCGCCCCCGAGCGCACCCTGA
- the HDDC3 gene encoding guanosine-3',5'-bis(diphosphate) 3'-pyrophosphohydrolase MESH1 — MGSEAAALLEAADFAARKHKGQRRKDPEGTPFINHPIGVARILAHEAGVTDIVVLQAALLHDTVEDTDTSFSEIEELFGAEVRRVVEEVTDDKTLPKAERKRLQVERAAGSSPRAKLVKLADKLYNLRDLNRCTPEGWSSERVQEYFRWAARVAAGLRGTSPPLEAALRRLLGERGLALSPGRRTCSSSPTS, encoded by the exons ATGGGCTCCGAGGCGGCGGCGCTGCTGGAGGCGGCGGATTTCGCGGCCAGGAAGCACAAGGGACAGCGGCGGAAGGACCCCGAGGGCACCCCCTTCATCAACCACCCCATCG GTGTAGCCAGGATCCTGGCCCACGAGGCTGGTGTCACAGACATCGTCGTGCTGCAG GCCGCCCTCCTGCACGACACGGTGGAGGACACCGACACCAGCTTCTCCGAGATCGAGGAGCTGTTCGGGGCGGAGGTGCGGCGGGTGGTGGAGGAGGTGACAGACGACAAGACGCTGCCCAAGGCGGAGCGCAAGCGGCTGCAGGTGGAGCGGGCGGCGGGCAGCAGCCCCCGTGCCAAGCTGGTCAAGCTGGCGGACAAGCTCTACAACCTGCGGGACCTGAACCGCTGCACCCCCGAAG GGTGGTCGTCGGAGCGCGTGCAGGAGTACTTCCGGTGGGCGGCGCGGGTGGCAGCCGGTCTGCGCGGGACGAGCCCCCCGCTGGAGGCGGCGCTGCGGCGGCTGCTCGGGGAGCGCGGGCTGGCCCT CTCCCCGGGAAGAAGGACCTGTTCATCGAGCCCGACCTCATGA